The following proteins come from a genomic window of Labeo rohita strain BAU-BD-2019 chromosome 25, IGBB_LRoh.1.0, whole genome shotgun sequence:
- the LOC127156246 gene encoding LOW QUALITY PROTEIN: mucin-2-like (The sequence of the model RefSeq protein was modified relative to this genomic sequence to represent the inferred CDS: inserted 2 bases in 1 codon; deleted 1 base in 1 codon; substituted 1 base at 1 genomic stop codon), which produces MEWRTSTVCILLLALTGIQVDSKMVYPSNHVNNICSMWGNFHFKTFDGDVYQFLGMCEYNLVSDCQSLIRQFSVHVKRTEHITGPKISRVSITINEIGIELTEKQVLINGENVTLPVHIAGILVEENSIYTKLYSKMGITVMWNKEDAVMVELDSKYSNQTCGLCGDFNGVPVYNEFIESGRKVGYVEFGNMHRVHNPTHVCEDPFESVDEQNEVDQCEKIRTDCVDLLEDLKWSSCNWVLNPEPYIKACTNDLCLRQPEDEDTDISALCATLSEYSRQCSHAGGTPPSWRTANFCAVKCPYNMVHSESGSPCMDTCSHKDTNALCEEHNVDGCFCPPGTVFDDISNTGCISPQKCQCKHDRIYNTGEILRKDDEQCTCKEGNWICRSIPSPGLCAVEEGSHFTTFDGKEFTFHGDCNYVLSKDCAEFKFTVLGQVVPCFSQETDTCLKSVVVLFNNDMKNPLIIKADRTVQHNAEVSLPYMTADFTVFMPSSFHIILQTTFGLQVQVQLVPLMQVYITVDKSFQGKTCGICGNFNKVLLDELMTPQGVVEGTPVSFANSWKAQSNCPDRTERMDDPCSYSSDSEHFAEHWCSKMKDKMSIFAKCHATVNPDSYYKRCKYSTCSCEKSEECMCAVFSSYAQACAAKGIVLQAWREVVCEKYTESCPASQNYSYQLQSCQRTCLSLASERQSCRDDFVPVDGCACPDGLYEDENGLCVPMEKCACYHNGQKINPGKSITIREEHCVCTNGKFHCHSWKARIQGCSFPRVFFNCSTAAPDEHGLECANTCLQQDVDCFSLDCQSGCQCPLGLLDDGRGHCVKLDHCPCKHDGQFYARGAEISKDCNKCTCNQGKWHCTQKKCPGICTIYGSGHYVTFDQQRFGFRGDCSYIAVQDKCGNKTGRFYVITENMPCGTTGTTCSKAVRILLGRTMLLLSDGTVTATDTGSGPNFKYSERNIGMYLVIDANIGLTILWDRKTTVRAILQPHYRGHVCGLCGNFNENGKDDFTTQGNLPTTDIMEFVDSWKVLSTCPAAKPDINPCIATPNRLTWAKIQCSIIKSVTFKDCHSKVDPNPYYENCVRDSCACDAGGDCECFCTAVAAYAQACNEEGVCVNWRSPEICPVYCDYYNDHEECIWHYHPCHETCYKTCLNPDGICNNTLPPMEGCYPKCPDNEPIFDEETQTCVKECQNMTTPQPPTPTATTTSFTPSSTPILTTTTKLPTTPPTPETPTSTTPIPTTTTKPPTTTPPPETPTSTTTPCECIWISDWINVYHPALGGGNDLETYENIAASGIKICKQPIKIECRAASSPDMSFEDFIQSSNQVAQCNVSNGLVCKKAEQTHRPYKCFDYEIRVHCCIPCIDTTTTPITTPPPETPSTTPISTTTTKPPTTTPLETPTSTTSIPTTTTKPPTTTPPETPTSTTSIPTTTTKPPTTTPLETPTSTTSIPTTTTKPPTTTPPETPTSTTPITTTTTKPPTTTTPLETSSSTTSIPTTTTKPPTTTPPPETPTSTTPIPTTTTKPPTTTPPLETSSSTTSIPTATTKPPTTTPPPETPTSTTPISTTTTKPPTTTPLETPTSTTSIPTTTTKPPTTTPPPETPTSTTPITTTTTKPSPSTTPIPTTTTKPPTTTESSTSPTPIPTTTTRPSTTPTTSATSTSTKYETTTETLIVSTVETTTASELTQSQIVINTTTSSTTTQSATTKSTITTSGTPEPTTSSTPTHQSQQLLKETTTTTETSTITTTPETTTSTITTTPETTTETSTITTTPETTTTTDNQSTTPETTTTETSTITTTPETTTTTETSNTTTPETTTTTETSTITTTPETTTTTETSTITTTPETTTTTETSTITTTPETTTTTETSTITTTPETTTTTETSTITTTPETQQLLKQLRQQTSTITTTPETTTETSTITTTPETTTTTETSTILTTTPETTPDTRLPQSQQLLKQLQQRLPQSQQLLKQLLKQQQRLPQSQQLLKQLQQQRLPQSQQLLKQLQQRLPQSQQLLKQLQQQRLPQQLQTTQQTQLLNNTTTPTTPETTTTITTTPETTTTTETSTITTTPETTTTTETSTITTTPETTTTTETSTTTPETTHNNSXTPETTTTTETSTITTTPETTTTTETSTITTTPETTTETSTITTTPETTTTTETSTITTTPETTTTLPQTTXPETTTTTTPETTTTETSTITTTPEPTTTTETSTITTTPETTTETSTITTTPETTTETSTITTTPETTTTPEQRLPQTPETTTPEPTTTETSTITTTPETTTTTETSTITTTPETTTTTETRLPQSQQLLKQLPEQLLITTTPETTETQITTTPETTTTETSTITTTPETTTTETSTITTTPETTTTTETSTTTTTTPETTETSTITTTPETTTTTETSTINNNNYNNRTTTKTSTITTTPETTTTTETSTITTTPETTTTTETSTITTTPETTTTETSTITNNTPQSQQLLKQDTTELTTSPTPIQTTTMKPTTTPAPTTSSTPIPTTTTKPTTTTSGTPKPTTSSTPTPTATAVPVTITTTTTESTTSPTTKPTTTEATPSPTPILTTTTKLTTSPTPIQTTTMKPTTTPAPTTSSTPTPTATTKPTTTSAPTTSSTPIPTTTTKPTTTTSGTPEPTTSSTPTPTATAVPVTITTTTTESTTSPTTKPTTTEGTPSPTPILTTTMKPTTTPAPTTSSTPIPTTTTKPTTKTSGTPEPTTSSTPTPTATTKPTTTSAPTTSSTPIPTTTTKPTTTKSTMSPTPILTTTTMSSTIPTPTATHTSTPTPTPPYDCPAWDKNTNETFILCDCIMAKCIEDNIIEIVPFECPPPQNITCQNGKKPVLVKDEYGCCEYYACDCFCEGWGDPHYVTFDGHFYSYQGNCTYVLMEEIRPQYHLKIYIDSVYCDPVEHVSCPKSIIVSYNKLVITLTNHNLMGGADLEAFENNEKLRLPYARNGVRVISSGLDLILSIPMLGVDITFGATGFGINLPYQLFGNNTQGHCGTCNNNKADDCMIPGGILVDDCAVMADYWPASGVNGELCTPPTALPPVGGDVKPTSKPCQAHSYCNLLNSELFKECHPHLSPENFFLACEYDSCHMSNPAVVCTSLQTYARACSQLGICIHWRNYTNLCNVECPADKVYNPCGQAEPPTCADIPGESVIKVPTEGCFCPEGSLLFNKESGVCVDKCGCLDASGTPREFNEVFEYNCEECICDKASKSVICKPKKCPDVKPVICNAPGFVLVNVSNPSDPCCSEQVCKCDASLCPPMDNKCTVGYSPVLQVPDGKCCPEIICEPKRVCVHKNMEYEPGTTVPVAQCQECTCTWDVDPKTQLFQIKCSFVPCIEKCDPGYEYVETNHNDCCGKCVQTHCIVNINGVDHILKEGESLPTTNQGCDKITCTKVNGQFITDKHTIQCPTFNISNCQPGTVQQSPDGCCKVCVDQVKGCQVQTVRDYINHNNCQSEKRMDLTFCGGDCTSFSRYTDPGLSSCKCCQATRSSNRTVNLGCINGDIVTHTYVHVEECGCSKTNCH; this is translated from the exons ATGGAGTGGAGAACATCTACAGTATGCATACTGCTACTGGCGCTAACCGGCATTCAGGTTGATTCAAAGATGG TCTATCCCAGCAACCATGTCAACAACATCTGTAGCATGTGGGGAAACTTCCACTTCAAGACATTCGATGGAGACGTCTATCAGTTCCTGGGCATGTGCGAGTACAACCTGGTGTCCGACTGCCAAAGCCTCATTCGCCAGTTCTCAGTTCACGTAAAGAGAACAGAACACATCACTGGCCCAAAGATCAGCAGAGTGTCGATTACCATCAATGAAATTGGCATTGAGTTGACTGAGAAACAGGTCTTAATCAACGGAGAAAA CGTAACGCTGCCTGTCCACATCGCAGGGATCCTCGTGGAAGAGAACTCAATTTACACCAAGCTCTATTCCAAAATGGGCATCACTGTCATGTGGAACAAAGAGGATGCAGTTATG GTGGAACTAGATTCCAAATATTCCAATCAGACTTGCGGACTGTGTGGTGATTTCAACGGCGTTCCAGTTTATAATGAGTTCATTGAATCCG GACGGAAGGTTGGCTATGTTGAGTTTGGTAATATGCACAGAGTTCACAACCCAACACATGTCTGCGAAGATCCTTTTGAAAGCGTCGATGAGCAAAATGAGGTGGATCAATGCGAAAAGATT CGGACAGATTGTGTAGACCTTTTGGAGGATTTAAAGTGGTCTTCTTGTAACTGGGTTTTGAATCCTGAGCCGTATATCAAGGCCTGTACGAATGATTTGTGCTTGCGTCAACCTGAAGATGAAGACACCGACATCTCTGCGCTGTGTGCCACTTTGTCTGAATATTCACGTCAGTGCTCTCACGCCGGAGGAACTCCGCCGTCCTGGAGAACAGCAAACTTCTGTG CTGTGAAGTGCCCGTACAATATGGTACATTCTGAAAGCGGCTCTCCCTGTATGGACACATGCTCACACAAAGACACAAACGCACTGTGTGAGGAACACAACGTCGATGGCTGCTTCTGCCCGCCAG GAACTGTGTTTGATGACATCTCAAACACGGGCTGCATCTCACCACAGAAGTGTCAGTGCAAACATGACCGCATCTACAACACAGGAGAGATTCTGCGCAAAGATGATGAACAATG TACATGTAAGGAGGGAAACTGGATCTGTAGAAGTATTCCCAGCCCTGGCCTGTGCGCAGTAGAGGAAGGATCTCACTTCACCACCTTTGACGGGAAAGAATTCACTTTCCACGGAGACTGCAACTATGTGCTTTCAAAA gaCTGTGCGGAGTTCAAGTTCACCGTACTGGGTCAGGTTGTTCCTTGTTTTAGTCAAGAAACTGACACCTGTTTAAAGTCTGTTGTGGTGCTGTTCAACAACGACATGAAAAAT CCTCTGATTATCAAAGCTGACAGAACGGTACAACACAATGCAGAAGTTTCACTTCCTTACATGACAG CTGACTTCACGGTGTTCATGCCATCATCGTTTCACATCATACTTCAGACCACCTTTGGGCTGCAGGTGCAGGTACAGCTGGTGCCTCTTATGCAGGTGTACATCACCGTGGACAAAAGCTTCCAGGGCAAGACTTGTG GTATCTGTGGAAATTTTAACAAAGTGCTATTAGATGAACTGATGACCCCTCAGGGAGTGGTGGAGGGTACACCGGTTTCCTTCGCAAATTCCTGGAAAGCCCAGTCCAACTGCCCTGACCGTACTGAGAGAATGGACGACCCCTGTTCATACAGCAGTGACAGCG AGCACTTCGCTGAGCACTGGTGTTCCAAGATGAAGGACAAGATGAGCATCTTTGCCAAATGTCACGCCACTGTCAATCCAGACAGCTACTACAAA AGATGCAAATACTCCACCTGTAGCTGTGAGAAGAGTGAGGAGTGTATGTGTGCTGTGTTCTCCTCGTACGCCCAGGCCTGCGCGGCTAAAGGAATAGTCCTCCAAGCCTGGAGAGAAGTCGTGTGTG AAAAGTATACAGAGAGTTGTCCGGCCTCGCAGAACTACTCGTATCAGCTTCAGAGCTGCCAGCGTACCTGTCTGTCTCTGGCCTCTGAGCGCCAAAGCTGCAGAGATGACTTTGTACCTGTTGACGGGTGCGCATGTCCAGATGGACTCTACGAGGATGAGAATGGACTGTGTGTACCTATGGAAAAATGTGCATGTTACCACAACGGACAGAAAATCAATCCTGGCAAGTCTATCACCATAAGGGAAGAACACTG TGTTTGCACGAATGGAAAATTTCACTGTCATTCCTGGAAAGCCAGAATTCAAG GATGTTCCTTTCCAAGGGTTTTCTTCAACTGCAGTACAGCAGCCCCAGATGAGCATGGATTGGAGTGTGCAAATACTTGTTTGCAACAGGATGTTGACTGT TTCTCACTGGACTGTCAGTCTGGCTGCCAGTGTCCCCTTGGTTTGTTGGATGATGGCAGAGGACATTGCGTTAAACTGGATCACTGCCCATGTAAACATGATGGACAGTTTTATGCACGAGGAGCTGAGATAAGCAAGGACTGCAATAAATG CACTTGCAATCAAGGGAAATGGCATTGTACACAAAAAAAGTGTCCAGGCATATGCACCATATACGGCAGCGGACATTATGTAACTTTCGATCAGCAAAGATTTGGCTTCAGGGGAGACTGCAGTTATATTGCTGTTCAG GACAAGTGTGGAAATAAAACTGGCAGGTTTTATGTGATTACTGAGAATATGCCTTGTGGAACAACAGGAACCACATGTTCAAAGGCTGTCAGGATACTTTTGGGG AGGACTATGCTGCTGCTTTCTGATGGGACTGTAACAGCCACTGATACTGGAAGCGGTCCAAATTTCAAGTACAGTGAGAGAAACATTGGGATGTACCTTGTCATTGATGCTAACATCGGACTGACAATTTTGTGGGACCGCAAAACCACTGTCCGCGCCATTCTGCAACCTCACTACAGG ggaCACGTTTGTGGCTTGTGTGGAAATTtcaatgaaaatggaaaagatGACTTTACCACTCAGGGAAATTTGCCAACTACAGATATCATGGAATTTGTGGATAGCTGGAAAGTGTTAAGCACTTGCCCTGCTGCAAAACCAGACATCAACCCATGCATTGCGACTCCCAATCGTCTGACATGGGCAAAAATACAATGTAGCATCATAAAGTCAGTTACGTTCAAAGACTGCCATAGCAAG GTGGATCCGAACCCATATTATGAGAACTGTGTGAGGGACTCATGCGCATGCGATGCAGGTGGAGACTGTGAGTGCTTCTGTACAGCTGTTGCAGCTTATGCGCAAGCCTGCAATGAGGAAGGTGTTTGTGTGAACTGGAGATCACCTGAGATCTGCC CTGTGTACTGTGACTACTACAATGATCACGAAGAATGCATATGGCATTACCATCCTTGTCATGAAACTTGCTACAAAACCTGTCTCAACCCTGATGGTATATGCAATAACACTTTGCCCCCCATGGAAG gaTGTTATCCAAAATGTCcagacaatgagcctatttttgATGAGGAAACTCAGACCTGTGTGAAGGAATGTCAAAACATGACAACACCACAACCTCCCACACCTactgcaacaacaacatcatTTACCCCATCATCTACCCCTATACTGACAACTACCACAAAGCTGCCTACAACACCACCAACACCAGAAACTCCCACATCAACTACCCCTATACCAACAACCACCACAAAGCCGCCTACAACAACACCACCACCAGAAACTCCCACATCAACTACCACACCTTGTGAGTGTATATGGATATCTGACTGGATTAATGTGTATCATCCTGCATTAGGGGGAGGAAATGACTTGGAGACTTATGAAAACATTGCAGCAAGTGGAATAAAAATCTGTAAACAGCCAATAAAAATTGAATGTAGAGCTGCGAGCAGCCCTGACATGAGCTTTGAAGATTTTATTCAGTCATCAAACCAAGTTGCCCAATGCAATGTTTCAAATGGATTAGTGTGTAAGAAAGCAGAACAAACTCACCGCCCCTATAAATGTTTTGATTATGAAATACGAGTTCACTGCTGTATACCTTGTATAGATACAACAACTACCCCTATAACAACACCACCACCAGAAACTCCATCAACTACCCCTATATCGACAACCACCACAAAGCCGCCTACAACAACACCACTAGAAACTCCCACATCAACTACTTCTATACCGACAACCACCACAAAGCCGCCTACAACAACACCACCAGAAACTCCCACATCAACTACTTCTATACCGACAACCACCACAAAGCCGCCTACAACAACACCACTAGAAACTCCCACATCAACTACTTCTATACCGACAACCACCACAAAGCCGCCTACAACAACACCACCAGAAACTCCCACATCAACTACCCCTATAACGACAACCACCACAAAGCCGcctacaacaacaacaccacTAGAAACTTCCTCATCAACTACTTCTATACCGACAACCACCACAAAGCCGCCTACAACAACACCACCACCAGAAACTCCCACATCAACTACCCCTATACCAACAACCACCACAAAGCCACCTACAACGACACCACCACTAGAAACTTCCTCATCAACTACTTCTATACCAACAGCCACCACAAAGCCGCCTACAACAACACCACCACCAGAAACTCCCACATCAACTACCCCTATATCGACAACCACCACAAAGCCGCCTACAACAACACCACTAGAAACTCCCACATCAACTACTTCTATACCGACAACCACCACAAAGCCACCTACAACAACACCACCACCAGAAACTCCCACATCAACTACCCCTATAACGACAACCACCACAAAGCCGTCTCCATCAACTACCCCTATACCGACAACCACCACAAAGCCGCCTACAACAACAGAATCATCCACATCCCCTACCCCTATACCAACAACTACTACAAGGCCTTCTACAACACCTACCACATCAGCTACCTCTACCTCAACAAAGTATGAAACAACGACTGAAACGTTAATTGTTAGTACTGTAGAAACAACAACTGCTTCAGAGCTAACACAAAGCCAAATTGTTATTAATACAACCACATCATCTACCACAACACAATCAGCTACCACAAAGTCTACTATAACAACATCAGGAACACCAGAACCTACCACATCATCTACTCCTACACACCAATCACAACAACTCctgaaa gaaacaactacaacaacagagacttccacaatcacaacaactcctgaaacaactacttccacaatcacaacaactcctgaaacaacaacagagacttccacaatcacaacaactcctgaaacaactacaacaacagaCAATCAATCAACAACTCCTGAAACAACTACAACAGAGACTTCCACAATCACAACAACTCctgaaacaactacaacaacagaGACTTCCAAT ACAACAACTCctgaaacaactacaacaacagagacttccacaatcacaacaactcctgaaacaactacaacaacagagacttccacaatcacaacaactcctgaaacaactacaacaacagagacttccacaatcacaacaactcctgaaacaactacaacaacagagacttccacaatcacaacaactcctgaaacaactacaacaacagagacttccacaatcacaacaactcctgaaaca CAACAACTCCTGAAACAACTACGACAACAGACCTCCACAATCACAACAACTCCTGAAACAACAACAGAGACTTCCACAATCACAACAACTCctgaaacaactacaacaacagaGACTTCCACAATCCTGACAACAACTCCTGAAACAACTCCtgacaca aGACTTCCACAATCACAACAACTCCTGAAACAACTACAACAGAGACTTCCACAATCACAACAACTCCTCAAACAACTCCTGAAACAACAACAGAGACTTCCACAATCACAACAACTCctgaaacaactacaacaacagaGACTTCCACAATCACAACAACTCCTGAAACAACTACAACAGAGACTTCCACAATCACAACAACTCctgaaacaactacaacaacagaGACTTCCACAACAACTCCAAACAACTCAACAGACACAACTCCTGAACAACACAACTACTCCAACAACTCCTGAAACAACAACCACAATCACAACAACTCctgaaacaactacaacaacagagacttccacaatcacaacaactcctgaaacaactacaacaacagagacttccacaatcacaacaactcctgaaacaactacaacaacagaGACTTCCACAACAACTCCTGAAACAACTCACAACAACTCCTGAACTCctgaaacaactacaacaacagagacttccacaatcacaacaactcctgaaacaactacaacaacagaGACTTCCACAATCACAACAACTCCTGAAACAACTACAGAGACTTCCACAATTACAACAACTCctgaaacaactacaacaacagaGACTTCCACAATCACAACAACTCCTGAAACAACTACAACACTTCCACAGACAAC CCctgaaacaactacaacaacaactcctgaaacaacaacaacagagacTTCCACAATCACAACAACTCCTGAACCAACTACAACAACAGAGACTTCCACAATTACAACAACTCctgaaacaacaacagaaacatCCACAATCACAACAACTCCTGAAACAACTACAGAGACTTCCACAATTACAACAACtcctgaaacaacaacaactcctGAACAA aGACTTCCACAAACTCCTGAAACAACAACTCCTGAACCAACTACAACAGAGACTTCCACAATCACAACAACTCctgaaacaactacaacaacagaGACTTCCACAATCACAACAACTCCTGAAACAACTACCACAACAGAGACT aGACTTCCACAATCACAACAACTCCTGAAACAACTACCTGAACAACTCCTGATCACAACAACTCCTGAAACAACAGAGACACAAATCACAACAACTCCTGAAACAACTACAACAGAGACTTCCACAATTACAACAACTCCTGAAACAACTACAACAGAGACTTCCACAATCACAACAACTCctgaaacaactacaacaacagagacttccacaacaacaacaacaactcctGAAACAACAGAGACTTCCACAATCACAACAACTCctgaaacaactacaacaacagaGACTTCCacaatcaacaacaacaactacaacaacagaACAACCACAA AGACTTCCACAATCACAACAACTCctgaaacaactacaacaacagaaacttccacaatcacaacaactcctgaaacaactacaacaacagaGACTTCCACAATTACAACAACTCCTGAAACAACTACAACAGAGACTTCCACAATCACAAACAACACTCCACAATCACAACAACTCctgaaaca aGATACAACAGAATTAACCACATCACCTACCCCTATTCAAACAACTACCATGAAGCCTACGACAACACCAGCTCCAACCACATCATCTACTCCTATTCCAACAACTACCACAAAGCCTACTACAACAACATCAGGAACACCAAAACCTACCACATCATCTACTCCTACACCGACAGCTACTGCAGTGCCTgttacaataacaacaacaacaacagaatcaACCACATCACCTACCACAAAGCCTACTACAACAGAAGCAACCCCATCACCTACCCCTATACTAACAACTACAACAAAATTAACCACATCACCTACCCCTATTCAAACAACTACCATGAAACCTACTACAACACCAGCTCCAACCACATCATCTACTCCTACACCGACAGCTACTACAAAGCCTACTACAACATCAGCTCCAACCACATCATCTACTCCTATTCCAACAACTACTACAAAGCCTACTACAACAACATCAGGAACACCAGAACCTACCACATCATCTACTCCTACACCGACAGCTACTGCAGTGCCTgttacaataacaacaacaacaacagaatcaACCACATCACCTACCACAAAGCCTACTACAACAGAAGGAACCCCATCACCTACCCCTATACTAACAACTACCATGAAACCTACTACAACACCAGCTCCAACCACATCATCTACTCCTATTCCAACAACTACCACAAAGCCTACTACAAAAACATCAGGAACACCAGAACCTACCACATCATCTACTCCTACACCGACAGCTACTACAAAGCCTACTACAACATCAGCTCCAACCACATCATCTACTCCTATTCCAACAACTACTACAAAGCCTACTACAACAAAGTCAACCATGTCGCCTACCCCTATACTAACAACTACCACAATGTCTTCTACAATACCAACACCTACTGCTACTCATACGTCTACTCCTACACCAACTCCACCCTACGACTGTCCTGCATGGGACAAAAAC ACCAATGAGACCTTCATCTTGTGTGACTGCATCATGGCGAAGTGCATAGAAGACAATATAATTGAAATTGTCCCATTTGAATGCCCTCCACCGCAGAACATCACCtgtcaaaatggcaaaaaaccAGTGCTTGTCAAAGATGAGTACGGCTGCTGTGAATATTATGCATGTGACT GCTTTTGTGAAGGCTGGGGTGACCCGCATTACGTCACATTTGATGGACACTTCTACAGTTATCAAGGAAACTGCACTTATGTATTAATGGAGGAAATTAGGCCTCAGTACCATTTAAAGATCTACATCGACAGTGTCTACTGTGACCCTGTTGAGCATGTATCCTGTCCCAAATCTATTATTGTCTCTTACAACAAACTAGTCATAACACTTACAAATCACAATCTCATGGGAGGTGCAGACCTAGAG GCTTTTGAGAACAATGAAAAGTTACGACTACCATATGCTCGTAATGGTGTGAGAGTTATAAGCTCAGGCCTAGACTTGATCCTGAGTATTCCAATGCTGGGTGTTGACATAACATTTGGAGCTACTGGCTTTGGCATCAATCTGCCATACCAGCTTTTTGGAAACAATACACAAGGTCACTGTG gaacatgcaacaacaACAAGGCTGATGACTGCATGATCCCCGGAGGAATCTTGGTGGATGACTGTGCAGTGATGGCAGATTACTGGCCAGCCAGTGGTGTGAATGGTGAATTGTGCACTCCACCAACTGCATTACCTCCTGTTGGTGGTGATGTCAAACCTACATCTAAGCCATGTCAGGCCCATTCTTACTGCAACCTCCTTAATAGCGA GTTGTTCAAAGAGTGCCATCCCCATCTGTCGCCCGAGAACTTCTTTTTGGCATGTGAATATGACAGCTGTCATATGAGCAACCCTGCCGTGGTTTGTACCAGTCTGCAGACATACGCGAGGGCTTGCTCTCAATTAGGCATCTGCATTCACTGGAGGAACTACACTAACCTGTGCA ATGTTGAATGTCCAGCAGATAAAGTCTACAATCCTTGTGGTCAAGCTGAGCCACCAACCTGTGCTGATAT ACCTGGAGAGAGCGTCATTAAGGTTCCCACAGAGGGCTGCTTCTGTCCTGAGGGCTCATTGCTCTTCAACAAGGAATCAGGAGTCTGTGTGGACAAATGTG GATGCCTGGATGCCTCTGGAACACCACGTGAG TTCAACGAGGTTTTCGAGTACAACTGTGAGGAGTGTATCTGCGATAAGGCCAGCAAATCGGTGATCTGTAAGCCCAAGAAGTGTCCTGATGTGAAACCTGTGATCTGCAATGCGCCCGGCTTTGTGCTGGTCAACGTCAGCAATCCTTCAGACCCATGCTGCAGCGAACAAGTGTGCA AATGTGATGCCAGCTTGTGCCCACCTATGGATAACAAGTGTACAGTTGGGTATTCACCAGTCCTGCAAGTGCCTGACGGAAAATGCTGTCCAGAAATCATATGCG AGCCGAAGAGAGTGTGCGTCCACAAAAATATGGAATATGAG CCTGGTACCACCGTCCCCGTTGCTCAGTGTCAGGAATGCACCTGTACATGGGATGTGGATCCTAAAACCCAGTTGTTCcagatcaaatgttcatttgtgCCGTGCATTGAGAAATGTGATCCT ggTTATGAATATGTTGAAACGAACCACAACGACTGCTGTGGAAAGTGTGTGCAAACTCACTGTATCGTCAATATCAATGGCGTCGATCATATACTGAAG GAAGGAGAGAGTTTGCCCACTACAAATCAGGGCTGTGATAAAATCACATGTACTAAAGTTAATGGACAATTCatcacagacaaacacacaatcCAGTGCCCTACCTTCAACATTTCCAACTGCCAGCCT GGCACCGTCCAGCAGTCTCCTGATGGCTGCTGCAAAGTTt GTGTGGACCAAGTTAAAGGATGTCAAGTGCAGACCGTTCGCGATTACATAAATCACAACAACTGTCAGTCAGAAAAGAGAATGGACCTGACATTTTGTGGTGGAGACTGTACCAGTTTTAGCAG GTACACTGATCCTGGATTGTCCTCTTGTAAGTGTTGCCAGGCCACTCGCTCAAGTAATCGCACGGTAAATCTTGGTTGCATAAACGGAGACATAGTGACCCACACGTATGTCCATGTTGAGGAGTGCGGCTGCAGCAAAACTAACTGTCATTGA